A stretch of the Massilia varians genome encodes the following:
- the rplA gene encoding 50S ribosomal protein L1: MAKLSKRVKEMKAKVDRNKVYAFDNAVSIVKEFATAKFNESIDVAVQLGVDPKKSDQVVRGSVVLPAGTGKTVRVAVFASGDKAEAAKAAGADIVGMEDLAEMVKAGNMPFDIVIASPDTMRIVGTLGQILGPRGLMPNPKVGTVTPDVAGAVKNAKAGQVQYRTDKAGIVHATIGRKSFSDEQLKTNLAALLEALNKAKPATSKGVYLRKVAISSTMGAGVRVDHASIAAQ, encoded by the coding sequence ATGGCTAAGCTGTCCAAGCGCGTCAAAGAAATGAAAGCAAAAGTGGACCGTAACAAGGTCTACGCGTTCGACAACGCTGTGTCGATCGTCAAGGAATTCGCCACCGCCAAGTTCAACGAGTCGATCGACGTCGCCGTGCAACTGGGCGTGGACCCGAAGAAGTCGGACCAGGTGGTTCGCGGTTCGGTCGTCCTGCCAGCAGGCACCGGCAAGACCGTGCGCGTCGCCGTGTTCGCATCGGGCGACAAGGCTGAAGCTGCCAAGGCAGCCGGCGCCGACATCGTCGGCATGGAAGACCTGGCAGAGATGGTCAAGGCGGGCAACATGCCGTTCGACATCGTGATCGCTTCGCCGGACACCATGCGTATCGTCGGTACCCTGGGCCAGATCCTGGGCCCGCGCGGCCTGATGCCGAACCCGAAGGTCGGCACCGTGACCCCGGACGTGGCTGGCGCCGTCAAGAACGCCAAGGCCGGTCAGGTCCAGTACCGTACCGACAAGGCTGGTATCGTGCACGCCACCATCGGCCGCAAGTCCTTCTCGGACGAGCAGCTGAAGACCAACCTGGCAGCGCTGCTGGAAGCCCTGAACAAGGCCAAGCCGGCAACCTCGAAGGGCGTCTACCTGCGCAAGGTCGCGATCTCGTCGACCATGGGTGCAGGCGTGCGCGTCGACCACGCGTCGATCGCCGCTCAGTAA
- the tuf gene encoding elongation factor Tu, giving the protein MAKEKFERTKPHVNVGTIGHVDHGKTTLTAAIATVLSKKFGGEAKAYDQIDAAPEEKARGITINTAHVEYETANRHYAHVDCPGHADYIKNMITGAAQMDGAILVCSAADGPMPQTREHILLARQVGVPYIIVFLNKCDLVDDAELLELVEMEVRELLSKYEFPGDDLPIIKGSARMALEGQAGPLGEDAILQLAEALDSYIPTPERAVDGAFLMPVEDVFSISGRGTVVTGRVERGIIKVGEEIEIVGIVDTVKTTCTGVEMFRKLLDQGQAGDNVGLLLRGTKREDVQRGQVLAKPGSIKPHTDFTGEVYVLSKDEGGRHTPFFNNYRPQFYFRTTDVTGSIVLPADKEMVMPGDNVSITVKLIAPIAMEEGLRFAIREGGRTVGAGVVAKIIA; this is encoded by the coding sequence ATGGCAAAGGAAAAATTCGAACGGACCAAGCCGCACGTCAACGTCGGCACCATCGGTCACGTTGACCACGGCAAAACCACCCTGACGGCTGCAATCGCAACCGTTCTGTCGAAGAAGTTCGGCGGCGAAGCCAAGGCCTACGACCAGATCGACGCGGCTCCGGAAGAGAAGGCACGCGGCATCACCATCAACACCGCGCACGTCGAATACGAAACCGCAAACCGTCACTACGCCCACGTCGACTGCCCGGGCCACGCCGACTACATCAAGAACATGATTACCGGTGCTGCGCAGATGGACGGCGCGATCCTGGTGTGCTCGGCCGCTGACGGCCCGATGCCGCAGACCCGCGAGCACATCCTGCTGGCGCGTCAGGTTGGCGTTCCGTACATCATCGTGTTCCTGAACAAGTGCGACCTGGTCGACGACGCAGAACTGCTGGAACTGGTCGAAATGGAAGTGCGCGAGCTGCTGTCGAAGTACGAGTTCCCGGGCGACGACCTGCCGATCATCAAGGGTTCGGCACGTATGGCCCTGGAAGGCCAGGCTGGTCCGCTGGGTGAAGACGCCATCCTGCAACTGGCTGAAGCACTGGATTCGTACATCCCGACCCCGGAACGTGCCGTTGACGGCGCCTTCCTGATGCCGGTGGAAGACGTGTTCTCGATCTCGGGCCGCGGTACCGTGGTGACCGGTCGTGTCGAGCGCGGCATCATCAAGGTCGGCGAAGAAATCGAAATCGTCGGTATCGTTGACACCGTCAAGACCACCTGCACCGGCGTGGAAATGTTCCGCAAGCTGCTGGACCAGGGTCAAGCTGGCGACAACGTCGGCCTGCTGCTGCGCGGTACCAAGCGTGAAGACGTCCAGCGTGGCCAGGTTCTGGCCAAGCCGGGCTCGATCAAGCCGCACACCGACTTCACCGGCGAAGTGTACGTCCTGTCGAAAGACGAAGGCGGCCGTCACACCCCGTTCTTCAACAACTACCGTCCGCAGTTCTACTTCCGTACGACTGACGTGACCGGTTCGATCGTGCTGCCGGCCGACAAAGAAATGGTCATGCCAGGCGACAACGTGTCGATCACCGTCAAGCTGATCGCTCCGATCGCGATGGAAGAAGGTCTGCGCTTCGCAATCCGCGAAGGCGGCCGTACCGTCGGCGCCGGCGTGGTTGCCAAGATCATCGCCTAA
- the rplK gene encoding 50S ribosomal protein L11 yields MAKKIIGFIKLQVAAGKANPSPPIGPALGQRGLNIMEFCKAFNAQTQGFEPGMPIPVVITAFADKSFTFVMKTPPATYLIKKAAGITKGSPKPHTDKVGSLTRAQAEEIAKTKQPDLTAADMDAAVRIIAGSARSMGITVEGV; encoded by the coding sequence ATGGCCAAGAAGATTATTGGTTTTATCAAGCTGCAAGTCGCAGCTGGTAAAGCAAACCCGTCCCCACCGATCGGCCCGGCACTGGGCCAGCGCGGCCTGAACATCATGGAATTCTGCAAGGCGTTCAACGCTCAGACCCAGGGTTTCGAGCCGGGCATGCCGATTCCTGTCGTGATCACCGCGTTCGCCGACAAGTCCTTCACCTTCGTGATGAAGACCCCGCCGGCAACCTACCTGATCAAGAAAGCCGCTGGCATCACCAAAGGTTCGCCGAAGCCACATACCGACAAGGTTGGCTCGCTGACCCGTGCCCAGGCTGAAGAAATCGCAAAAACCAAGCAGCCGGACCTGACCGCCGCCGACATGGACGCCGCAGTGCGTATCATCGCTGGCTCGGCACGTTCGATGGGCATCACGGTGGAGGGTGTGTAA
- a CDS encoding HDOD domain-containing protein, giving the protein MAAMFDSTSPEGATRRVRAALMHKVCGDEEMFALGASIARVVEMASSEDQGTHDLAYYVVSDPALTQRILRLSNTIQYRTPGGIPVTTISRAISLLGFDNVKTTALAMLLVDALDSSEHAGSVRMELEAALCASLVGREMARHSFYQGAEEAAICALFKNLAPLLVASHEHERYREIAALVAGGKHTVGQASQMILGASYDALSQAVLAEWKIPDVIVRAQAALPPAALRVAANRGEWMRQVAAFGLDVARLLARTHEPAGSNEALALLGRYGEALDLDRARMDELMSTVQDGMRGLLESMNMQPTPRSEAQAGGGLPNVLLLATLDAGEDEQAGTHPSGKPKNARDLLLAGVQDVTQMRASGGKVNDVVLAVLETLYGALGYRFAAVCLKDARSGQYRARLALGEDSARMQAGFAFQVAPSRDLFHLAMENDADLMISDATSPKIRALLPEWHRRLLPDARCFIVLPLVVGKVQLGLFYADRTLAAPEGVPPDETALIKALKGQVLAALAP; this is encoded by the coding sequence ATGGCAGCCATGTTTGATTCGACGTCGCCGGAAGGCGCGACCCGGCGCGTGCGCGCCGCCCTGATGCACAAGGTGTGCGGCGACGAAGAGATGTTCGCCCTCGGCGCCTCGATCGCCCGCGTGGTGGAGATGGCTTCGAGCGAGGACCAGGGCACCCACGACCTGGCCTATTACGTGGTCTCGGACCCGGCCCTTACCCAGCGCATCCTGCGCCTGTCCAACACCATCCAGTACCGCACCCCGGGCGGCATCCCGGTGACGACGATCTCGCGCGCCATCTCGCTGCTCGGCTTCGACAACGTCAAGACCACGGCCCTGGCCATGCTGCTGGTCGATGCGCTCGACAGCTCGGAGCACGCCGGCAGCGTGCGCATGGAACTGGAAGCGGCCCTGTGCGCCAGCCTGGTGGGGCGCGAGATGGCGCGCCACAGCTTCTACCAGGGCGCCGAGGAAGCGGCGATCTGCGCGCTGTTCAAGAACCTGGCCCCGCTGCTGGTGGCCAGCCACGAACACGAGCGCTACCGCGAGATCGCCGCCCTGGTCGCGGGCGGCAAGCATACCGTGGGGCAGGCCTCGCAAATGATTCTCGGGGCAAGCTACGACGCGCTGTCGCAGGCGGTGCTGGCCGAGTGGAAGATCCCGGACGTGATCGTGCGCGCCCAGGCCGCGCTGCCGCCCGCCGCCCTGCGGGTGGCGGCCAACCGCGGCGAATGGATGCGCCAGGTGGCGGCCTTCGGCCTGGACGTGGCGCGCCTGCTGGCCAGGACCCACGAACCGGCCGGTTCGAACGAGGCGCTGGCGTTGCTGGGGCGCTACGGCGAGGCCCTCGACCTGGACCGCGCCCGCATGGATGAACTGATGAGTACGGTGCAGGACGGCATGCGCGGCCTGCTGGAGAGCATGAACATGCAGCCCACGCCGCGCAGCGAAGCGCAGGCGGGCGGCGGCCTGCCGAACGTGCTGCTGCTGGCCACGCTCGACGCCGGCGAGGACGAGCAGGCCGGCACGCATCCGAGCGGCAAGCCGAAGAATGCACGCGACCTGCTGCTGGCCGGCGTGCAGGACGTGACCCAGATGCGCGCCTCGGGCGGCAAGGTCAACGACGTGGTGCTGGCGGTGCTGGAGACCCTGTACGGCGCGCTGGGCTACCGCTTCGCGGCCGTGTGCCTGAAGGACGCCAGGAGCGGCCAGTACCGGGCGCGCCTGGCGCTGGGCGAGGACAGCGCGCGCATGCAGGCCGGCTTTGCCTTCCAGGTCGCGCCCAGCCGCGACCTGTTCCACCTGGCGATGGAGAACGACGCCGACCTGATGATCTCGGACGCCACCAGCCCCAAGATCCGCGCCCTGCTGCCGGAGTGGCACCGCAGGCTGCTGCCGGATGCGCGCTGCTTCATCGTCTTGCCGCTGGTGGTGGGCAAGGTGCAGCTGGGGCTGTTCTATGCGGACCGCACGCTGGCGGCGCCGGAGGGCGTGCCGCCGGATGAGACGGCCCTGATCAAGGCGCTCAAGGGGCAGGTGCTGGCGGCGCTGGCACCGTAG
- the rpoB gene encoding DNA-directed RNA polymerase subunit beta, translating to MHYSFTEKKRIRKSFAKRANVHNVPYLLATQLESYENFLQADAAPSVRKNEGLQSAFSSIFPIVSHNGFARLEFLSYVLGDPAFDVKECQQRGLTFASPLRAKVRLVILDKESPTKPVVKEMKEQEVYMGELPLMTTNGSFVINGTERVIVSQLHRSPGVFFEHDRGKTHSSGKLLFSARIIPYRGSWLDFEFDPKDILFFRVDRRRKMPVTILLKAIGMTPEQILANFFVFDNFTLRNEGGELEFVSERLRGEVARFDIVDPKSGKTIVTKDKRINAKHVRDIEAAGIKSISVPEDYLLGRVLAKNIVDQDTGEVIAVANDELTEELLGKLRDAGVTDIQTLYTNDLDQGAYISQTLRTDDTADQTAARVAIYRMMRPGEPPTEESVEALFNGLFYMPERYDLSAVGRMKFNRRIGRDELVGDMTLSNEDILAVIKILVELRNGRGEVDDIDHLGNRRVRCVGELAENQFRAGLVRVERAVKERLGQAEADNLMPHDLINSKPISAAIREFFGSSQLSQFMDQTNPLSEVTHKRRVSALGPGGLTRERAGFEVRDVHPTHYGRVCPIETPEGPNIGLINSLALYARLNEYGFLETPYRKVDGSKVTDKIEYLSAIEEGRYIIAQANAAINEEGQLVDELVSAREAGETILVSPERIQYMDVAPGQIVSVAASLIPFLEHDDANRALMGANMQRQAVPCLRPEKAVVGTGIERTVAVDSGTTVQALRGGVVDYIDAGRVVIRVNDDEAQAGEVGVDIYNLIKYTRSNQNTNINQRPIVQVGDRVVRGDVIADGASTDLGELALGQNMLVAFMPWNGLNFEDSILISENVVKDDRYTSIHIEELSVVARDTKLGAEEITRDISNLAENQLARLDESGIVYIGAEVQAGDVLVGKVTPKGETQLTPEEKLLRAIFGEKASDVKDTSLRVPSGMVGTVIDVQVFTREGIQRDKRAQQIIDDELKRYRLDLNDQMRIVEGDAFQRLERMLIGKVVNGGPKKLAKGAAITAEYLADLDKFHWFDIRPADDETANALEAIKESINEKRHQFDLAFEEKRKKLTQGDELQPGVQKMVKVYLAVKRRLQSGDKMAGRHGNKGVVSRIVPVEDMPFMADGRPADVVLNPLGVPSRMNVGQILETHLGWAAKGLGWRIGEMLQAQAKAADLRVFLGKIYNETGRKEDLDSFSDEEILSLAHNLKNGVPFATPVFDGAHEDDIRRMLDLAFPDDIAAHLGMTPSKNQVTMFDGRTGEAFERKVTVGFMHMLKLHHLVDDKMHARSTGPYSLVTQQPLGGKAQFGGQRFGEMEVWALEAYGASYVLQEMLTVKSDDVNGRTKVYENLVKGDHVIDAGMPESFNVLVKEIRSLGIDIDLERN from the coding sequence ATGCACTACTCATTTACTGAGAAGAAGCGCATTCGCAAGTCGTTCGCGAAGCGCGCCAACGTTCACAACGTTCCTTATCTTCTGGCTACCCAGCTCGAATCCTACGAGAATTTCTTGCAGGCCGACGCCGCTCCGTCCGTCCGCAAGAACGAAGGCCTGCAGTCCGCCTTCAGCTCCATCTTCCCGATCGTGTCGCACAATGGTTTTGCGCGCCTCGAGTTCCTGTCCTATGTGCTGGGCGACCCTGCGTTTGACGTGAAAGAGTGCCAGCAGCGTGGCCTGACCTTCGCTTCGCCGCTGCGCGCCAAGGTGCGTCTGGTGATCCTGGACAAGGAATCGCCGACCAAGCCGGTCGTGAAGGAAATGAAAGAGCAGGAAGTGTACATGGGCGAACTGCCGCTGATGACCACGAACGGTTCGTTCGTCATCAACGGTACCGAGCGCGTCATCGTCTCGCAGCTGCACCGCTCGCCGGGCGTGTTCTTCGAACACGACCGCGGCAAGACCCACTCGTCGGGCAAGCTGCTGTTCTCGGCCCGTATCATTCCTTACCGCGGCTCCTGGCTGGACTTCGAGTTCGATCCGAAGGACATCCTGTTCTTCCGCGTCGACCGTCGCCGCAAGATGCCGGTCACGATCCTGCTGAAGGCCATCGGCATGACGCCGGAGCAGATCCTGGCGAACTTCTTCGTCTTCGACAATTTCACCCTCCGCAATGAAGGCGGCGAGCTGGAGTTCGTGTCCGAACGCCTGCGCGGCGAAGTCGCGCGCTTCGACATCGTCGATCCGAAGTCGGGCAAGACCATCGTCACCAAGGACAAGCGTATCAACGCCAAGCACGTCCGTGACATCGAAGCCGCCGGCATCAAGTCGATCTCGGTGCCGGAAGACTACCTGCTGGGCCGCGTGCTGGCCAAGAACATCGTCGACCAGGACACCGGCGAAGTCATCGCCGTCGCCAACGACGAGCTGACCGAAGAACTGCTGGGCAAGCTGCGCGACGCCGGCGTGACCGACATCCAGACGCTGTACACCAACGACCTGGACCAGGGCGCCTACATCTCGCAGACCCTGCGCACCGACGACACCGCCGACCAGACCGCCGCACGCGTGGCGATCTACCGCATGATGCGTCCTGGCGAACCGCCGACCGAAGAATCGGTGGAAGCGCTGTTCAACGGCCTGTTCTACATGCCGGAACGCTACGACCTGTCGGCTGTCGGCCGCATGAAGTTCAACCGCCGCATCGGCCGTGACGAACTCGTGGGCGACATGACCCTGTCGAACGAAGACATCCTGGCCGTGATCAAGATCCTGGTCGAGCTGCGCAATGGCCGCGGCGAAGTCGACGACATCGATCACCTGGGCAACCGCCGCGTGCGTTGCGTCGGCGAACTGGCTGAGAACCAGTTCCGTGCCGGCCTGGTGCGCGTGGAACGCGCCGTCAAGGAACGCCTCGGCCAGGCCGAAGCGGACAACCTGATGCCGCACGACCTGATCAACAGCAAGCCGATCTCGGCAGCTATCCGTGAGTTCTTCGGTTCGTCGCAGCTGTCGCAGTTCATGGACCAGACCAACCCGCTGTCGGAAGTCACCCACAAGCGCCGCGTCTCGGCCCTGGGCCCGGGCGGCCTGACCCGCGAACGCGCCGGCTTCGAGGTGCGCGACGTGCACCCGACCCACTACGGCCGCGTGTGCCCGATCGAAACGCCTGAAGGCCCGAACATCGGCCTGATCAACTCGCTGGCACTGTACGCCCGCCTGAACGAATACGGCTTCCTGGAAACCCCGTACCGCAAGGTCGACGGTTCGAAGGTCACCGACAAGATCGAATACCTGTCGGCGATCGAAGAAGGCCGCTACATCATTGCGCAGGCGAACGCCGCGATCAATGAAGAAGGCCAACTGGTCGACGAGCTGGTGTCGGCGCGTGAAGCCGGCGAAACCATCCTCGTTTCCCCAGAGCGCATCCAGTACATGGACGTGGCCCCGGGCCAGATCGTGTCGGTGGCGGCTTCCCTGATTCCGTTCCTCGAGCACGATGACGCGAACCGTGCACTGATGGGCGCCAACATGCAGCGCCAGGCCGTGCCTTGCCTGCGTCCGGAAAAGGCCGTCGTCGGTACCGGCATCGAGCGCACCGTGGCGGTCGACTCGGGCACCACCGTGCAGGCCCTGCGCGGCGGCGTGGTGGACTACATCGACGCGGGCCGCGTGGTCATCCGCGTCAACGACGACGAGGCGCAAGCCGGCGAAGTCGGTGTGGACATCTACAACCTGATCAAGTACACCCGTTCGAACCAGAACACCAACATCAACCAGCGTCCGATCGTGCAAGTGGGCGACCGCGTGGTCCGTGGCGACGTCATCGCCGACGGCGCCTCGACCGACCTGGGCGAACTGGCACTGGGCCAGAACATGCTGGTGGCGTTCATGCCGTGGAACGGCCTGAACTTCGAAGACTCGATCCTGATCTCGGAAAACGTGGTCAAGGACGACCGCTACACCTCGATCCACATCGAGGAACTGAGCGTGGTCGCCCGCGACACCAAGCTGGGCGCGGAAGAAATCACCCGCGACATCTCGAACCTGGCCGAGAACCAGCTGGCACGCCTGGACGAATCGGGCATCGTGTACATCGGCGCCGAAGTGCAAGCCGGCGACGTGCTGGTCGGTAAGGTCACCCCGAAGGGTGAGACCCAGCTGACCCCGGAAGAGAAGCTGCTGCGCGCGATCTTCGGCGAAAAGGCCTCGGACGTGAAGGACACCTCGCTGCGCGTGCCGTCGGGCATGGTCGGCACCGTCATCGACGTGCAGGTGTTCACCCGCGAAGGCATCCAGCGCGACAAGCGCGCCCAGCAGATCATCGACGACGAGCTGAAGCGCTACCGCCTGGACCTGAACGACCAGATGCGTATCGTGGAAGGCGACGCCTTCCAGCGTCTGGAGCGCATGCTGATCGGTAAAGTGGTCAACGGCGGTCCGAAGAAGCTGGCCAAGGGTGCCGCGATCACCGCCGAATACCTGGCCGACCTGGACAAGTTCCACTGGTTCGATATCCGTCCGGCCGACGACGAGACCGCCAACGCACTGGAAGCGATCAAGGAGTCGATCAACGAGAAGCGCCACCAGTTCGACCTGGCCTTCGAAGAGAAGCGCAAGAAGCTGACCCAGGGCGACGAACTGCAGCCTGGCGTGCAGAAGATGGTCAAGGTCTACCTGGCCGTCAAGCGCCGCCTGCAGTCGGGCGACAAGATGGCGGGCCGCCACGGTAACAAGGGTGTGGTCTCGCGTATCGTGCCGGTCGAAGACATGCCGTTCATGGCCGATGGCCGTCCGGCAGACGTCGTGCTGAACCCGCTGGGCGTTCCGTCGCGTATGAACGTCGGCCAGATCCTGGAAACCCACCTCGGTTGGGCGGCCAAGGGCCTGGGCTGGCGCATCGGCGAAATGCTGCAGGCGCAAGCGAAGGCAGCGGACCTGCGCGTCTTCCTGGGCAAGATCTATAACGAAACCGGCCGCAAGGAAGACCTGGACAGCTTCAGCGATGAAGAGATCCTGAGCCTGGCGCACAACCTCAAGAACGGCGTGCCGTTCGCGACCCCGGTGTTCGACGGCGCCCACGAGGACGACATCCGCCGCATGCTGGACCTGGCGTTCCCGGACGACATCGCTGCCCACCTGGGCATGACCCCGTCGAAGAACCAGGTCACGATGTTCGACGGCCGCACCGGCGAAGCATTCGAGCGCAAGGTCACCGTCGGCTTCATGCACATGCTGAAGCTGCACCACCTGGTCGACGACAAGATGCACGCCCGTTCGACCGGCCCGTACTCGCTGGTGACGCAGCAGCCGCTGGGCGGTAAGGCCCAGTTCGGTGGCCAGCGCTTCGGTGAGATGGAGGTGTGGGCACTGGAAGCCTACGGCGCGTCCTACGTGCTGCAGGAAATGCTGACTGTGAAGTCGGACGACGTGAATGGCCGTACCAAGGTTTACGAGAACCTGGTCAAGGGCGATCACGTGATCGATGCCGGCATGCCGGAATCGTTCAACGTGCTGGTGAAGGAAATCCGTTCGCTGGGTATCGATATCGATCTCGAGCGCAACTAA
- the rplJ gene encoding 50S ribosomal protein L10, giving the protein MGLNLNDKKAVVEEVSAKVATAQTIVVAEYRGIQVAHLTKLRATARAQGVYLRVLKNTLARRSVEGTQFAPLADAMTGPLIYSISDDAVAAAKVIADFAKTNDKLVVKAGNYAGKPLDVAGVTALASIPSREVLIAQLLGVMQAPVSGFARVLAAVAAQKGEGAAAPAAEAAEA; this is encoded by the coding sequence GTGGGTCTTAATCTGAATGACAAAAAGGCCGTCGTCGAAGAGGTAAGCGCTAAAGTTGCAACCGCGCAAACCATCGTCGTGGCTGAGTACCGTGGCATCCAGGTTGCTCACTTGACCAAACTCCGTGCAACCGCACGTGCCCAGGGCGTCTACCTGCGTGTTCTGAAGAACACGCTGGCTCGTCGCTCGGTTGAGGGTACGCAGTTTGCCCCGCTGGCTGATGCCATGACCGGTCCGCTGATCTACTCGATCTCGGACGACGCCGTTGCTGCCGCTAAAGTCATCGCTGACTTCGCGAAAACCAATGACAAGCTGGTCGTGAAAGCCGGTAACTACGCTGGTAAGCCGCTCGACGTGGCTGGCGTTACCGCGTTGGCAAGCATCCCGAGCCGTGAAGTCCTCATCGCCCAGCTGCTGGGCGTCATGCAGGCACCGGTGTCGGGCTTCGCACGAGTTCTGGCTGCAGTTGCAGCACAAAAAGGCGAAGGCGCCGCTGCTCCGGCAGCGGAAGCCGCCGAAGCGTAA
- the rplL gene encoding 50S ribosomal protein L7/L12, which produces MAISKEEFLDAVGAMSVMELNDLVKAFEEKFGVSAAAMAAPAAGGAAGGAAAAEEQTEFNVVLTEVGANKVGVIKAVREITGLGLKEAKDVVDGAPKTVKEALPKADAEAAKKKLEEAGAKAELK; this is translated from the coding sequence ATGGCAATTAGCAAAGAAGAGTTCCTGGACGCAGTTGGCGCAATGTCGGTCATGGAACTGAACGACCTGGTCAAGGCTTTCGAAGAGAAGTTCGGCGTGTCGGCAGCTGCAATGGCAGCACCGGCAGCTGGCGGTGCCGCTGGCGGCGCAGCTGCTGCTGAAGAGCAGACCGAGTTCAACGTTGTCCTGACCGAAGTCGGCGCGAACAAAGTCGGCGTCATCAAGGCAGTCCGCGAAATCACCGGCCTGGGCCTGAAGGAAGCCAAAGACGTCGTCGACGGCGCACCGAAGACCGTGAAAGAAGCCCTGCCGAAAGCTGACGCTGAAGCCGCCAAGAAGAAGCTGGAAGAAGCTGGCGCCAAGGCCGAGCTGAAGTAA
- the nusG gene encoding transcription termination/antitermination protein NusG, translating to MSDNVQDNAPGQDPAQDAGAAPVSVPVSNKRWYVVHVYSGMEKSVMRALTERIERAGMQEQFGRILVPTEEVVEMRNGTKAVSERRFFPGYVLVEMEMTDETWHLVKNTSKVTGFIGGKSNKPTPIPAREIDKIMQQVQEGVEKPRPKVLYEVGEQVRIKEGPFTDFNGNVEEVNYEKSKVRVSVTIFGRATPVELEFGQVEKV from the coding sequence ATGAGCGATAACGTGCAAGACAACGCGCCGGGCCAAGACCCGGCGCAAGACGCTGGTGCGGCTCCCGTGAGTGTCCCGGTCAGCAACAAGCGCTGGTACGTCGTACATGTCTACTCGGGCATGGAAAAGAGCGTCATGCGCGCCCTAACCGAGCGCATCGAGCGCGCGGGCATGCAGGAGCAGTTCGGTCGCATCCTGGTGCCGACGGAAGAAGTCGTCGAGATGCGCAACGGCACCAAGGCTGTTTCCGAGCGTCGTTTCTTCCCGGGCTATGTCCTGGTTGAGATGGAAATGACGGACGAGACCTGGCACCTGGTCAAGAACACCAGCAAGGTCACCGGTTTCATCGGTGGCAAGTCGAACAAGCCGACGCCGATCCCGGCGCGCGAGATCGACAAGATCATGCAGCAGGTCCAGGAAGGCGTCGAAAAGCCGCGTCCAAAAGTCCTGTACGAAGTGGGCGAGCAGGTCCGGATCAAGGAAGGCCCGTTCACCGACTTCAACGGCAACGTCGAGGAAGTCAACTACGAAAAATCGAAGGTGCGTGTGTCTGTCACCATCTTCGGTCGCGCAACTCCGGTGGAGCTGGAGTTCGGGCAGGTAGAAAAGGTTTAA
- the secE gene encoding preprotein translocase subunit SecE — MSNQSVQTVSTSNDKFKVALAVVATIAGVVGFFYLKGQNKPALVAAGALVAGLVFAVLLLWTSTTGRDFLSFAKESVRETKKVVWPTRREATQITGIVFAFVVVTAIFLWGTDKVLEFLLYDLVLGWK, encoded by the coding sequence ATGTCCAATCAATCCGTGCAAACTGTCAGCACCTCGAATGACAAGTTCAAGGTCGCCCTGGCGGTAGTTGCCACGATTGCAGGCGTTGTCGGGTTCTTTTACCTGAAAGGCCAAAACAAACCAGCCTTGGTCGCCGCCGGCGCCCTCGTGGCTGGTTTAGTTTTTGCTGTCCTGCTTTTGTGGACTTCGACCACCGGCCGTGATTTCCTGAGCTTCGCCAAGGAGTCGGTGCGCGAGACCAAGAAAGTTGTTTGGCCGACCCGTCGGGAAGCTACCCAGATCACCGGCATCGTGTTTGCCTTCGTGGTCGTCACTGCGATCTTCCTGTGGGGCACGGATAAGGTTCTGGAATTCCTGTTGTACGACCTGGTCCTGGGATGGAAATAA